One Streptomyces sp. V4I8 genomic window carries:
- a CDS encoding RIP metalloprotease — protein MFILGIVLFAVGLLFSIAWHELGHLSTAKLFGIRVPQYMVGFGPTLWSRRRGDTEYGVKAIPFGGYIRMIGMFPPGPDGRLEARSTSPWRGMIEDARSAAFEELKPGDETRLFYTRKPWKRVIVMFAGPFMNLVLAVGLFLTVLMGFGIQQQTTTVSSVSQCVIDQKEKREDCKASDDKSPAAAAGMKAGDRIVSFGGVRTEDWNTLSDLIRDSAGKDVPIVVDRKGEEVTLHATIATNWVVKKDAGGAYVEGKYVQAGFLGFSAATGVVKQDFGDSVTWMTDRVGEAVDSLVALPSKIPALWDAAFGDGPREPDSPMGIVGAARVSGEIATLDIPASQQLATFVFLLAGFNLSLFLFNMLPLLPLDGGHIAGALWESLRRTTAKVLRRPDPGPFDVAKLMPVAYVVAGIFVCFTLLVLVADVVNPVRIS, from the coding sequence ATGTTCATCCTCGGCATAGTGCTGTTCGCGGTCGGGCTGCTCTTCTCGATCGCCTGGCACGAGCTGGGCCACCTGTCCACGGCCAAGCTGTTCGGCATCCGCGTGCCGCAGTACATGGTCGGCTTCGGGCCGACCCTCTGGTCGCGGAGGAGGGGCGACACCGAGTACGGCGTCAAGGCGATCCCGTTCGGCGGCTACATCCGCATGATCGGCATGTTCCCGCCCGGCCCCGACGGCCGTCTCGAAGCCCGCTCGACCTCACCCTGGCGCGGCATGATCGAGGACGCCCGCTCGGCCGCGTTCGAGGAGCTCAAGCCGGGTGACGAGACCCGCCTCTTCTACACGCGCAAGCCGTGGAAGCGGGTCATCGTGATGTTCGCGGGCCCCTTCATGAACCTCGTCCTGGCGGTGGGCCTGTTCCTCACCGTGCTGATGGGCTTCGGCATCCAGCAGCAGACCACCACCGTCAGCTCGGTCTCCCAGTGCGTCATCGACCAGAAGGAGAAGCGCGAGGACTGCAAGGCGTCCGACGACAAGTCCCCGGCCGCGGCCGCGGGCATGAAGGCCGGCGACAGGATCGTCTCCTTCGGCGGCGTACGCACCGAGGACTGGAACACCCTCTCCGACCTCATCCGCGACAGCGCCGGCAAGGACGTGCCGATCGTCGTCGACCGCAAGGGCGAGGAAGTGACCCTGCACGCGACGATCGCCACCAACTGGGTCGTGAAGAAGGACGCCGGCGGAGCGTACGTCGAGGGCAAGTACGTCCAGGCCGGCTTCCTCGGCTTCAGCGCCGCCACCGGCGTCGTCAAACAGGACTTCGGCGACTCGGTGACCTGGATGACCGACCGGGTCGGCGAGGCCGTCGACTCCCTCGTGGCCCTGCCCTCCAAGATCCCCGCACTGTGGGACGCGGCCTTCGGCGACGGCCCGCGCGAGCCGGACTCCCCGATGGGCATCGTCGGCGCGGCGAGGGTGAGCGGCGAGATCGCGACCCTCGACATCCCGGCCTCGCAGCAGCTGGCCACCTTCGTCTTCCTGCTGGCCGGCTTCAACCTCTCCCTGTTCCTCTTCAACATGCTCCCGCTGCTGCCGCTCGACGGCGGCCATATCGCGGGCGCCCTGTGGGAGTCGCTGCGCCGCACCACGGCGAAGGTGCTGCGCCGCCCGGACCCGGGCCCGTTCGATGTGGCGAAGCTGATGCCGGTGGCGTACGTGGTCGCAGGAATCTTCGTCTGCTTCACGCTCCTCGTACTCGTGGCGGACGTGGTTAACCCGGTCAGAATCTCCTAG
- a CDS encoding proline--tRNA ligase, producing MANAPVQRMSQLMAKTLRDDPADAEVLSHKLLVRAGYVRRTAAGIWSWLPLGKRVLANVERIVREEMDAIGAQEVLLPALLPREPYDATGRWDEYGQELFRLKDRKGGDYLLGPTHEEIFTLLVKDQASSYKDLPVILYQIQHKYRDEARPRAGILRGREFLMKDSYSFDTEDEGLAKSYALHRAAYQKIFARLGLDYRICAATAGAMGGSKSEEFLAPAGAGEDTFADCPNCDFAANTEAISYELKPVDADGVAALEEIPTPDTPTIETLAAHLGVPASATLKNLLVKVDGEIVAVGVPGDREVDMDKVEAHFAPAVVEMVTEADFAARPDLVRGYVGPQGLGEKVKYIADPRVAPGTSWITGANKDATHAKNVVAGRDFEVGEYVDVVVVQEGDPCPKCGTGLKLDRAIEIGHIFQLGRKYADALKLDVLGQNGKPVRVTMGSYGVGVSRAVAALAEQTADDKGLCWPAEVAPADVHVVAAGKALQTELALDVSEKLSAAGLRVLCDDRAGVSPGVKFTDSELIGVPQILVAGRRAAEGVVELKDRRTGEREELTVDEAIARLTA from the coding sequence ATGGCGAACGCACCGGTCCAGCGCATGTCCCAGTTGATGGCGAAGACGCTGCGCGACGACCCGGCGGACGCCGAGGTCCTCAGCCACAAGTTGCTCGTCCGGGCCGGCTACGTCCGCCGCACGGCGGCCGGCATCTGGTCGTGGCTGCCCCTCGGCAAGCGGGTCCTCGCCAACGTGGAGCGCATCGTCCGCGAGGAGATGGACGCGATCGGCGCCCAGGAGGTGCTGCTCCCCGCCCTGCTGCCGCGTGAGCCGTACGACGCGACGGGCCGCTGGGACGAGTACGGCCAGGAGCTGTTCCGCCTCAAGGACCGCAAGGGCGGCGACTACCTCCTCGGCCCGACCCACGAGGAGATCTTCACCCTGCTGGTGAAGGACCAGGCGTCCTCCTACAAGGACCTGCCGGTCATCCTCTACCAGATCCAGCACAAGTACCGTGACGAGGCCCGTCCGCGGGCCGGCATCCTGCGCGGCCGCGAGTTCCTGATGAAGGACTCCTACTCCTTCGACACCGAGGACGAGGGCCTCGCGAAGTCCTACGCCCTGCACCGCGCGGCGTACCAGAAGATCTTCGCGCGCCTAGGCCTCGACTACCGCATCTGCGCCGCCACCGCGGGCGCGATGGGCGGCTCCAAGTCGGAGGAGTTCCTCGCCCCGGCCGGCGCCGGCGAGGACACCTTCGCGGACTGCCCGAACTGTGACTTCGCGGCCAACACCGAGGCGATCTCGTACGAGCTGAAGCCGGTGGACGCCGACGGCGTGGCCGCGCTCGAGGAGATCCCCACCCCGGACACCCCGACCATCGAGACCCTCGCCGCCCACCTCGGCGTCCCGGCCTCCGCCACCCTCAAGAACCTCCTCGTCAAGGTCGACGGCGAGATCGTCGCCGTCGGCGTCCCCGGCGACCGCGAGGTCGACATGGACAAGGTCGAGGCGCACTTCGCGCCGGCCGTCGTCGAGATGGTCACCGAGGCGGACTTCGCGGCCCGCCCCGACCTGGTCCGCGGCTACGTCGGCCCGCAGGGCCTCGGCGAGAAGGTCAAGTACATCGCCGACCCGCGCGTGGCCCCCGGCACCTCGTGGATCACCGGCGCCAACAAGGACGCCACGCACGCCAAGAATGTCGTCGCGGGCCGTGACTTCGAGGTCGGCGAGTACGTCGACGTCGTGGTCGTCCAGGAGGGCGACCCCTGCCCGAAGTGCGGCACCGGCCTCAAGCTCGACCGTGCCATCGAGATCGGCCACATCTTCCAGCTGGGCCGCAAGTACGCCGACGCCCTCAAGCTCGACGTCCTCGGCCAGAACGGCAAGCCGGTCCGGGTGACCATGGGCTCCTACGGCGTCGGCGTCTCCCGCGCCGTCGCCGCCCTCGCCGAGCAGACCGCCGACGACAAGGGCCTGTGCTGGCCCGCCGAGGTCGCCCCGGCCGACGTCCACGTGGTCGCCGCGGGCAAGGCCCTGCAGACCGAACTGGCCCTCGACGTCTCCGAGAAGCTCTCCGCGGCCGGCCTGCGCGTCCTGTGCGACGACCGGGCGGGTGTCTCGCCGGGCGTGAAGTTCACCGACTCGGAGCTGATCGGCGTACCGCAGATCCTGGTGGCCGGACGGCGCGCGGCCGAGGGGGTCGTCGAGCTCAAGGACCGCAGGACCGGTGAGCGTGAGGAGCTGACGGTGGACGAGGCGATCGCCCGCCTCACCGCGTAA
- the ispG gene encoding flavodoxin-dependent (E)-4-hydroxy-3-methylbut-2-enyl-diphosphate synthase has translation MTAISLGMPSVPTKLAERRKSRQIQVGTVAVGGDAPVSVQSMTTTRTSDIGATLQQIAELTASGCQIVRVACPTQDDADALSTIARKSQIPVIADIHFQPKYVFAAIEAGCAAVRVNPGNIKQFDDKVKEIARAANDHGTPIRIGVNAGSLDRRLLQKYGKATPEALVESALWEASLFEEHDFRDIKISVKHNDPVIMIEAYKQLAAQCDYPLHLGVTEAGPAFQGTIKSAVAFGALLSQGIGDTIRVSLSAPPAEEVKVGLQILESLNLKQRGLEIVSCPSCGRAQVDVYKLAEEVTAGLTGMEVPLRVAVMGCVVNGPGEAREADLGVASGNGKGQIFVKGEVIKTVPESKIVETLIEEAMKLAEQMEADGVESGEPSVAVAG, from the coding sequence ATGACTGCGATTTCTCTCGGCATGCCGTCCGTTCCGACCAAGCTCGCCGAGCGCCGGAAGAGCAGGCAGATCCAGGTCGGGACGGTGGCGGTGGGCGGCGACGCCCCGGTCTCGGTGCAGTCGATGACGACGACCCGTACGTCCGACATCGGCGCCACCCTCCAGCAGATCGCCGAGCTCACCGCGTCCGGCTGCCAGATCGTGCGGGTGGCCTGCCCCACGCAGGACGACGCGGACGCCCTCTCGACCATCGCCCGCAAGTCGCAGATCCCGGTGATCGCGGACATCCACTTCCAGCCGAAGTACGTGTTCGCGGCGATCGAGGCCGGCTGCGCCGCGGTGCGCGTCAATCCCGGCAACATCAAGCAGTTCGACGACAAGGTCAAGGAGATCGCGCGGGCCGCCAACGACCACGGCACCCCGATCCGTATCGGCGTCAACGCCGGCTCGCTCGACCGGCGCCTGCTGCAGAAGTACGGCAAGGCGACCCCGGAGGCCCTGGTCGAGTCGGCGCTCTGGGAGGCGTCCCTCTTCGAGGAGCACGACTTCCGGGACATCAAGATCTCGGTGAAGCACAACGACCCGGTCATCATGATCGAGGCGTACAAGCAGCTGGCCGCCCAGTGCGACTACCCGCTCCACCTCGGGGTGACCGAGGCCGGTCCCGCCTTCCAGGGCACGATCAAGAGCGCGGTCGCCTTCGGCGCCCTCCTCTCCCAGGGCATCGGCGACACGATCCGCGTCTCGCTGAGCGCGCCCCCCGCAGAGGAGGTCAAGGTCGGCCTCCAGATCCTGGAGTCCCTGAACCTCAAGCAGCGCGGCCTGGAGATCGTCTCCTGCCCGTCCTGCGGCCGCGCCCAGGTCGACGTCTACAAGCTGGCCGAGGAGGTCACGGCGGGCCTGACCGGCATGGAGGTCCCCCTCCGGGTGGCCGTCATGGGCTGTGTCGTCAACGGCCCCGGCGAGGCCCGCGAGGCCGACCTCGGCGTCGCCTCCGGCAACGGCAAGGGCCAGATCTTCGTCAAGGGCGAGGTCATCAAGACCGTCCCCGAGTCCAAGATCGTCGAGACCCTCATCGAGGAGGCCATGAAGCTGGCCGAGCAGATGGAGGCGGACGGCGTGGAGTCGGGCGAGCCGTCGGTGGCGGTGGCCGGCTGA
- the nusA gene encoding transcription termination factor NusA, giving the protein MDIDMSALRGLVREKEISFPLLVEAIESALLIAYHRTEGSRRHARVELNRETGHVTVWAKEDPEDLEEGQEAREFDDTPSGFGRIAATTAKQVILQRLRDAEDDATLGEYAGREGDIVTGVVQQGRDPKNVLVDIGKLEAILPVQEQVPGETYPHGMRLRSYVVRVAKGVRGPSVTLSRTHPNLVKKLFALEVPEIADGSVEIAAIAREAGHRTKIAVRSTRSGLNAKGACIGPMGGRVRNVMGELNGEKIDIVDWSDDPAEMVANALSPARVSKVEVVDMAARSARVTVPDYQLSLAIGKEGQNARLAARLTGWRIDIRPDTEQAGE; this is encoded by the coding sequence GTGGACATCGACATGAGTGCCCTGCGGGGCTTGGTACGGGAGAAGGAGATCTCCTTCCCCCTGCTGGTCGAGGCGATCGAGTCGGCCCTCCTCATCGCCTACCACCGCACCGAGGGAAGCCGCCGCCACGCGCGCGTGGAGCTGAACCGGGAGACCGGCCATGTGACCGTGTGGGCGAAGGAGGATCCCGAGGATCTGGAGGAGGGCCAGGAGGCCCGCGAGTTCGACGACACCCCGTCCGGCTTCGGCCGTATCGCCGCCACCACCGCCAAGCAGGTCATCCTGCAGCGGCTGCGCGACGCCGAGGACGACGCGACGCTCGGCGAGTACGCCGGCCGTGAGGGCGACATCGTCACCGGCGTGGTCCAGCAGGGCCGCGACCCGAAGAACGTGCTCGTGGACATCGGCAAGCTGGAGGCCATCCTCCCGGTGCAGGAGCAGGTGCCCGGCGAGACGTATCCGCACGGGATGCGGCTGCGCTCGTACGTCGTACGAGTGGCGAAGGGCGTCCGCGGTCCGTCCGTGACCCTCTCGCGCACGCACCCCAACCTGGTGAAGAAGCTCTTCGCGCTGGAGGTGCCGGAGATCGCCGACGGGTCCGTCGAGATCGCCGCCATCGCCCGTGAGGCCGGTCACCGCACGAAGATCGCCGTCCGGTCCACCCGCAGCGGCCTGAACGCCAAGGGTGCCTGCATCGGCCCCATGGGCGGCCGAGTGCGCAATGTCATGGGCGAGCTGAACGGCGAGAAGATCGACATCGTCGACTGGTCGGACGACCCGGCCGAGATGGTGGCGAACGCGCTGTCGCCCGCCCGGGTCTCCAAGGTGGAGGTCGTGGACATGGCGGCCCGGTCGGCGCGCGTGACCGTGCCCGACTACCAGCTGTCGCTGGCGATCGGGAAGGAAGGGCAGAACGCCCGACTCGCGGCCCGGCTGACCGGCTGGCGGATCGACATCCGTCCGGACACCGAGCAGGCCGGGGAATAG
- a CDS encoding NADH-ubiquinone oxidoreductase-F iron-sulfur binding region domain-containing protein, whose translation MGNGHAYQGTGCRGSGPQRSTAHGGRRGGDHAGGRRRSVHADRRTVAESGLTGRGGAAFPVHRKLLSVAEAGRRTGRTPVVVANGAEGEPASRKDRTLLRLSPHLVLDGVQSAALAVGAREARLAVEDGASSLESALTQRHGDPVPVRVVRLPRRFLSGESSALVQYVSGGPALPTYQSPPVRERGVHRAPTLVQNVETLAHLALIARYGADWFRSAGPPAQPGSALCTVHVPGREPRVVEAPFGMPLHRLLPLDGMSAVLVGGYHGTWIPAAEAARLALNPPHLGAGVLAALPADRCGLTETARVLRYPALQSAGQCGPCLNGLPRMAAAFATLSAPGPQGSTRADIARWAGLTEGRGACHHPDGTVRLVRSALTTFASELDAHADGWCTATDRTPLLPVPQES comes from the coding sequence GTGGGGAACGGTCATGCGTACCAGGGAACGGGGTGCCGCGGCAGCGGTCCGCAGAGGAGCACAGCGCACGGCGGCCGCCGCGGCGGCGATCACGCTGGCGGCCGCCGCCGGAGTGTTCACGCTGATCGGCGTACCGTCGCCGAGTCCGGCCTCACCGGGCGCGGGGGAGCGGCGTTCCCGGTCCACCGCAAGCTGCTGTCGGTGGCCGAGGCCGGCCGCCGCACGGGCCGCACTCCCGTCGTCGTGGCCAACGGCGCCGAGGGCGAGCCCGCGAGCCGTAAGGACAGAACCCTGCTGCGCCTCTCACCCCATCTCGTCCTGGACGGCGTGCAGTCGGCCGCCCTGGCGGTCGGCGCGAGGGAGGCCCGCCTGGCGGTGGAGGACGGCGCGTCCTCCCTGGAGTCGGCCCTGACCCAGCGGCACGGCGACCCCGTCCCCGTCCGTGTCGTACGCCTCCCCAGACGGTTCCTGTCGGGCGAGTCCTCGGCCCTCGTCCAGTACGTCTCGGGAGGCCCGGCCCTGCCCACGTACCAGAGCCCGCCGGTCCGCGAACGCGGGGTCCACCGTGCCCCGACCCTCGTCCAGAACGTCGAGACGCTGGCCCACCTCGCCCTGATCGCCCGCTACGGCGCCGACTGGTTCCGCTCCGCCGGCCCCCCGGCCCAGCCCGGCAGCGCCCTGTGCACGGTGCATGTGCCGGGACGCGAACCCCGGGTCGTGGAAGCCCCGTTCGGCATGCCACTGCACCGCCTGCTGCCCCTGGACGGCATGTCGGCCGTCCTCGTCGGCGGCTACCACGGCACCTGGATCCCGGCCGCCGAAGCCGCCCGACTCGCCCTGAACCCGCCACACTTGGGCGCGGGCGTCCTCGCCGCCCTCCCCGCCGACCGCTGCGGCCTGACCGAAACCGCCCGCGTACTGCGCTACCCGGCCCTGCAGTCGGCCGGCCAGTGCGGCCCCTGCCTCAACGGCCTGCCCCGCATGGCCGCCGCCTTCGCCACCCTGTCCGCCCCCGGCCCCCAGGGCAGCACCCGAGCCGACATCGCCCGCTGGGCCGGCCTGACCGAAGGGCGCGGCGCCTGCCACCACCCCGACGGCACGGTCCGCCTGGTCCGCAGCGCCCTGACGACGTTCGCGAGTGAACTCGACGCCCACGCCGACGGGTGGTGCACGGCGACTGACCGCACACCCCTGCTGCCGGTCCCCCAGGAGAGCTGA
- a CDS encoding GNAT family N-acetyltransferase, which yields MRLPGHAHRRQPDDIVIGPLDLAARVDEALAVQAVAFGLGPDEVAVRRQIVLRHMTYPGARAIGATTAERLVGFVYGMPNDRTHWWSTVVEPYLRAQAYDDWLDNSFVITELHVLPQYQNRGVGRSLITTITDGAAEPRSILSAIDIESPARGLYRSLGYQDLARQVLFPSAPKPYAVMGAPLPLRRRSGQRRR from the coding sequence ATGCGCCTTCCCGGTCACGCACACCGCCGCCAACCAGACGACATCGTGATCGGCCCCCTGGACCTCGCAGCCCGAGTCGACGAAGCCCTCGCCGTCCAAGCCGTGGCATTCGGACTGGGCCCCGACGAAGTAGCCGTACGCCGCCAGATCGTCCTGCGCCACATGACCTACCCGGGAGCAAGGGCCATCGGCGCCACCACAGCGGAGCGCCTGGTCGGATTCGTCTACGGCATGCCCAACGACCGCACCCACTGGTGGTCCACCGTCGTGGAGCCGTACCTCCGGGCCCAGGCCTACGACGACTGGCTCGACAACTCCTTCGTCATCACGGAACTCCACGTCCTCCCGCAGTACCAGAACCGCGGCGTGGGCCGCTCCCTGATCACCACCATCACGGACGGCGCCGCCGAGCCCCGCTCGATCCTCTCGGCGATCGACATCGAGAGCCCGGCCCGCGGCCTCTACCGCTCCCTCGGCTACCAGGACCTCGCCCGCCAGGTCCTGTTCCCGAGCGCCCCGAAGCCGTACGCCGTCATGGGCGCCCCGCTCCCGCTCCGCCGCCGGTCGGGGCAACGCCGCCGCTAA
- the rimP gene encoding ribosome maturation factor RimP — MSTTQSERLRELLEPLVSSQGLDLEELAVDSVGRKRVLRVVVDSDTGADLDRIADVSRALSAKLDETDAMGEGEYTLEVGTPGAERALTEHRHYVRAVDRLVKFQLVEGGELVARILEVDDEGLDLEVPGVKGRKPTSRRLGFPEIDKARVQVEFNRKDSKNEKEEEA; from the coding sequence ATGAGCACCACCCAGAGCGAGAGGCTGCGAGAACTACTGGAGCCGCTCGTCAGCTCCCAGGGCCTGGATCTCGAAGAGCTCGCAGTGGACTCCGTCGGACGCAAGCGGGTGCTGCGCGTTGTCGTCGACTCCGACACCGGTGCCGACCTGGACCGGATCGCCGATGTGAGCCGCGCGCTCTCGGCGAAGCTCGACGAGACGGACGCGATGGGCGAGGGCGAGTACACCCTCGAGGTGGGTACCCCGGGTGCGGAGCGCGCCCTCACCGAGCACCGCCACTACGTGCGCGCCGTCGACCGGCTGGTGAAGTTCCAACTGGTCGAGGGCGGCGAGCTGGTGGCCCGGATCCTCGAAGTCGACGACGAAGGCCTCGACCTCGAAGTGCCGGGAGTGAAGGGCCGCAAGCCCACCAGCCGCAGACTCGGCTTCCCGGAGATCGACAAGGCGCGCGTGCAGGTCGAGTTCAACCGCAAGGACAGCAAGAACGAGAAGGAAGAGGAGGCGTAG
- a CDS encoding YlxR family protein yields MSGRTRVRACPERTCVGCRERAAKADLLRIVAIKDECVPDPRGTLPGRGAYVHPALVCLDQAVRRRAFTRALRAPGALDTKALRQYVEQTTVAEQATP; encoded by the coding sequence ATGTCTGGCCGGACACGCGTCCGCGCATGCCCTGAACGCACCTGTGTGGGGTGCCGGGAGCGAGCGGCCAAGGCTGATCTGCTGCGGATCGTGGCGATCAAGGACGAGTGCGTCCCTGATCCTCGCGGTACGCTGCCCGGCCGGGGTGCGTATGTACACCCCGCACTGGTCTGTCTCGACCAGGCGGTGCGCCGCCGGGCGTTCACGCGGGCGTTGCGCGCCCCGGGAGCGCTCGACACAAAGGCGTTGCGCCAGTACGTCGAGCAGACAACAGTTGCTGAGCAGGCAACACCGTAA
- a CDS encoding aminoglycoside phosphotransferase family protein, producing MAFEPPQRLVRALGETAPDGDDWLEKLPEAAHQAVALRELTVERVQVPGGRSSLVVLVRRADGTPAVLKLAPRRFRPESERGALAHWGGMGAVQLLDDPQVEGVLLLERLHPDVSVRSLPEAKALLEAAGTLRRLWVEPPAGHSFESVAERTGRQAEAMRATASGFGEVAVLVDAAVGARAELLVAPPEERLLHGTFRQSKVLAGERMPWLAVGPDPVVGECAFDLARLVRDRVEDLIASPSGAAITRRRVKRLAESLEVDQERLRGWTLFRAVESGVRALRVGRPRDAELLLEFAGWL from the coding sequence ATGGCTTTCGAACCGCCGCAGCGTCTGGTCAGGGCGCTCGGTGAAACGGCGCCGGACGGTGACGACTGGTTGGAGAAGCTGCCGGAGGCGGCCCACCAGGCCGTCGCGCTACGCGAGTTGACCGTTGAGCGGGTGCAGGTGCCGGGCGGCCGCAGCAGCCTGGTGGTACTGGTGCGGCGCGCTGACGGCACCCCCGCCGTGCTCAAGCTGGCCCCGCGCCGGTTCCGCCCCGAGAGCGAGCGGGGCGCTCTCGCGCACTGGGGCGGGATGGGCGCCGTGCAGCTGCTGGACGATCCCCAGGTCGAGGGTGTGCTGCTGCTGGAGCGGCTGCACCCGGATGTGTCCGTGCGGTCGTTGCCCGAGGCGAAGGCGTTGCTGGAGGCTGCGGGGACACTGCGGCGGCTGTGGGTCGAGCCGCCTGCCGGTCACTCCTTCGAGAGCGTCGCCGAGCGGACGGGGCGGCAGGCGGAGGCGATGCGGGCTACCGCGTCGGGCTTCGGTGAGGTGGCGGTGTTGGTCGACGCCGCGGTGGGCGCGCGGGCGGAGTTGCTGGTGGCGCCGCCTGAGGAGCGGCTGCTCCACGGGACGTTTCGGCAGAGCAAGGTTCTCGCCGGTGAGCGGATGCCGTGGTTGGCCGTGGGGCCGGATCCGGTGGTGGGTGAGTGCGCTTTTGATCTGGCTCGGCTGGTGCGGGACCGGGTGGAGGATCTGATTGCCTCGCCTTCGGGGGCGGCGATCACGCGGCGGCGGGTGAAGCGGCTCGCGGAGTCGTTGGAGGTGGATCAGGAGCGGTTGCGGGGGTGGACGTTGTTCCGGGCCGTGGAGTCGGGGGTGCGGGCGCTGAGGGTGGGCCGGCCCAGGGATGCCGAGTTGTTGCTGGAGTTTGCCGGGTGGCTATGA
- a CDS encoding GNAT family N-acetyltransferase, whose protein sequence is MLTQTTSRVLEPSDLDAALAILDSEPVVNAFVTSRVQVAGLDPWRLGGEMWGWYEGGMLTSLCYAGANLVPICAGPRAVRAFADRARRAGRRCSSIVGPADATAQLWRLLEPNWGPAREVRSHQPLMVTDHMPADITPDPYVRRIRKDEMETIMPACVAMFTEEVGVSPLAGDGGLLYQARVAELVGSGRSFARLDQNGKVVFKAEIGAATDRACQIQGVWVAPEYRGQGLAAPGMAAVLRHALADVAPVVSLYVNDFNTAARRTYTRVGFQEVGAFMSVLF, encoded by the coding sequence GTGTTGACCCAGACCACCTCACGGGTGCTCGAACCGAGCGACCTGGACGCCGCGCTCGCCATTCTCGACAGCGAGCCGGTCGTGAACGCCTTCGTGACGTCCCGGGTCCAGGTCGCCGGCCTCGACCCGTGGCGCCTCGGCGGCGAGATGTGGGGCTGGTACGAGGGCGGCATGCTGACCTCCCTCTGCTACGCGGGCGCCAACCTCGTCCCGATCTGCGCGGGCCCCCGAGCGGTACGCGCCTTCGCCGACCGAGCCCGCCGTGCCGGCCGCCGCTGCTCCTCCATCGTCGGCCCCGCCGATGCCACCGCCCAGCTCTGGCGCCTGCTGGAACCCAACTGGGGTCCGGCCCGCGAGGTCCGCTCCCACCAACCGCTCATGGTCACCGACCACATGCCGGCCGACATCACCCCGGATCCGTACGTCCGCCGCATCCGCAAGGACGAGATGGAGACGATCATGCCGGCGTGCGTGGCGATGTTCACCGAGGAGGTCGGCGTATCGCCGCTCGCGGGGGACGGCGGCCTGCTCTACCAGGCCCGGGTCGCCGAACTCGTCGGCTCCGGACGGTCCTTCGCCCGCCTCGACCAGAACGGCAAGGTCGTCTTCAAGGCGGAGATCGGCGCCGCGACCGACCGCGCCTGCCAGATCCAGGGTGTATGGGTTGCCCCGGAGTACCGCGGCCAGGGCCTCGCTGCCCCCGGAATGGCAGCGGTCCTGCGCCATGCCCTGGCGGATGTCGCCCCGGTGGTCAGCCTCTACGTCAACGACTTCAACACGGCGGCGAGAAGGACGTACACCAGGGTGGGTTTCCAAGAGGTCGGCGCCTTCATGAGCGTCCTGTTCTGA
- a CDS encoding ferredoxin: MNSTPTPTGGARRLTAHPCCRSPRRADTDQHIAIDWTSCEGHGPCAELLSDITPDEWGYPLVDDDSAPPRTAKRARRAAAYCPALAFRLTAR; this comes from the coding sequence GTGAACTCGACGCCCACGCCGACGGGTGGTGCACGGCGACTGACCGCACACCCCTGCTGCCGGTCCCCCAGGAGAGCTGACACGGACCAGCACATAGCCATCGACTGGACGTCCTGCGAGGGCCACGGACCGTGCGCGGAGCTCCTGTCGGACATCACGCCGGACGAGTGGGGTTACCCGCTCGTGGACGACGATTCAGCCCCGCCCCGCACGGCGAAACGGGCCCGCAGAGCAGCGGCCTACTGTCCCGCGCTGGCCTTCAGACTGACGGCGAGGTGA
- a CDS encoding ferritin-like domain-containing protein produces the protein MSESGKKDKKDEKEEKEQLKALQAALAAEHAAVYGYGVVGGRIREEQRSEARAAYDAHRARRDALAREVRDLGAEPVAASAAYALPFPVPDSAAAVQFAAGLEDRVAGVYSDLVRAAEGELRGTAAEALREAAVRAVRWRGESVAFPGLAERAGTASASPAPTA, from the coding sequence GTGAGCGAGTCCGGCAAGAAGGACAAGAAGGATGAGAAGGAAGAGAAAGAGCAGCTGAAGGCCCTTCAGGCGGCCCTCGCCGCCGAGCACGCGGCCGTGTACGGATACGGCGTCGTGGGCGGCCGGATCCGCGAGGAGCAGCGCTCGGAGGCACGCGCGGCGTATGACGCGCACCGGGCGCGGCGGGACGCGCTGGCGCGCGAGGTTCGCGACCTGGGCGCCGAGCCGGTCGCCGCGAGCGCCGCGTACGCGCTGCCGTTCCCGGTGCCGGACTCGGCCGCGGCCGTCCAGTTCGCCGCCGGGCTGGAGGACCGGGTTGCCGGGGTGTACTCCGACCTGGTGCGGGCAGCCGAGGGTGAGTTGCGGGGTACGGCGGCCGAGGCGCTGCGGGAGGCGGCGGTGCGGGCGGTGCGCTGGCGGGGCGAGAGCGTAGCCTTCCCTGGGCTCGCCGAGCGGGCGGGCACCGCGTCGGCGTCGCCGGCGCCCACCGCCTGA